The genomic window TACTCTCGAATGGTTATCAGAATAAATGGGTTGATGGCGCTACGACACAAGTGGCCAATGAGTCCGTGTTGTATATACTTAAAGCCGACGATGGAACTCTACTCAAAAAAATAGTGGTGCCGAATAGCACCGGGCTATCGTCACCGGCGGGTCTGGATTTTGGTCAGGATGGTGTGCTTGATTACGTTTATGCCGGTGATGTTGATGGCAAGCTGTGGCGCTTTGATTTGACATCTACTGACGCCGTCAATTTTAAAGTAGTTACCACGCCGATCTTTGATGCCGGTGCTGGTCACCCTATCGTCATGCGTCCGGGTATCATGGCTGCGAATAAAGCATCGGATGGCACCTCCTTAGGCAATGTTATATTTTTTGGCACTGGTCAGTTATTGACCAATCTTGATCGCTCCGATATCACGACGCAAACCTTATACGGCGTCCTCGATAAAATGGAGGCATCTCCGACTACCGTGACCCTTGCTAATTTACAGCAGCAGGCTTTTGCGACGCCTACTATTAGTTTAACTTCCAAGCGGGTGGGTACCTATCGCAAAATGGACACGACGACTGCTGCCGCTAAAGCCTTTGATTTGGCTTCCGCCGCAAACTGGGCTGCGGCTACACCGAAACTTGGTTGGTATTTGGATCTCCCTGACTCCAGTGAACGCTTGGTCACTTCGCCTATGGTGTTTGATGACAAAGTTTTGTTTGGTACAGGTGTGCCCGTGAGTACCGAAAAATGCCTGCCAGGCGGTAAGGGCTGGATCATAGGCTTAAATCCTATGAGTGGCTCGGTAACCCGCAAGGCAAACAAGGGAACAGCTTCGGCTTTTAGTTTTATTGACATCGATGGCGATGGCAAATCGTCAGCAGCTGACAAAATCGGGACCGGTATTGATGATTATCTGAGTGCCTATCAAAAAGATGGTATTCCTACCGAAATGAGTTATGTTGCAACCACAGCAAAGCTGACTGGCCCGATAAATCAGAACACTGATGGCTGGGATGATATCGGTAGTGTGATCGCTCTTAGGGAGGCAAATTCCATGGCGGTGTACACCGGGAATGCTCCGGCAGGAACTAAGCGCGGCAAGACTATCTTACGGCCGCCATCGGAAGGAAAAGGCTCTATCTATGGTGGCACGGTAGGTAATGACGACTTAGGAAAAGACTCTTTGACCGGGCCGGGTGCGGATAAAATACGCATCGAAACTACCCTCTGGCGCGAGATTAAATAATGAAGAATTCAGGTCAAAAGGCTGGGTCCCATCAATATACTGCAGGTTTTACCTTAATTGAATTGATGATGACATTAAGTATTGCGGCGGTGTTAATGGCCATAGGGGTGCCTAGTATGCGAGATCTGATACGTGATGCGCGCTTATCCTCTCAGTCAGACTTGCTAGTGCGGACTATTAGTGCAGCACGTATGGATGCGATTAAACAGCGTAGCAATTTTAAGGTCTGCCCGGCAGCAACGCCCAATTCAGCCACGGCTTGCTCTACCCTTGCGACTGATTGGACGAAAGGTTGGGTTCTTATTAACGGTACTACGATCAGCCAGCGTTTGCTTGGCAAGTCCGGCGTTACGATTACTAGCGCTGCGAGCGCTGTAGAGTTTGGTGCGACCTTAGGCACACCCACTGCAGCCAGCAGTTTTGTCCTTTGCGTGTCAGGAAGAAAACAACAAACGGTTAACGTAAGTGCCTCCGGGCATGTCGATAAACGAATTGATAGCACGGTATGCCCATGAAACGAATGAAAAAGCAAAGTGTGATGTGTGACGCTAAGGTGCAAAGTGGTATGACTCTATTGGAAGTCATGATCGCGATCTTGCTACTTGCATTCGGTTTGATAGGTCTGGGTGCGACCCAGTCTAAAAGCATAGTCATGAACCAGAGTGTGTTTTATCGCAGCATTGCGGTTGATCTTGGGAATGACTTGGCCGATAGAATTCGCGCGCTTCGCACGCCTTTTGTTGCCAGTGCCGATGCCACCCCAGCACCAGGAAAGCCAGCTGATTTTTCTAAATGTAGCCCGAACCCGGCAAGTTGTAGCAATCAGGATGCGGATAGAAATACCTATCAGGCTTTGGTGAATGCGGAAATGCTCGAGTGGAACACTGTTCTGAAATCTCAATTGCCCGCTGCAAGTTTTACACTGAGTGCGGTAGCCGCTGCTAACCCCGATTATTTTCGCTATACCTTGACGATTACCTGGTTGGATAATCGTAAAGATAATTCCAATTCTAGCTATAGCGTGGTAATCGAATGATGAATATGCGCAAAAATGGTTTTTCTTTAGTGGAGCTCCTAGTGGCGATCACTATTTCCATGGTGGCCTTGGTGGCGGTGAGCGCCTCCTATGTGTCGTCACGGCAAACTAACAAAGTTCAGGGCATGCAGAATCCGCTAACTGAAGAGGGACGTTATGCAATTTCCATGATACAGCGTATCGTCTCTCAGGCTGGTTTTCGGCAGACACCAGTGAGTGCCATGCCAGCAGATCGTATCGAAGTTGCAGCCAACGTCCTCACCGCCAGATTTGAGGCCGATGGCAGTAATCTGATTGCTTGTGATGGATCGGTGCCGCTAGCCGGTGCGGCCCAGACACTGGTGATACAAAAGACCAATACCGGCAAGTTGCAATGCGGTACGGTTGACTGGATCGCTCCGGCAATATCCGGGACCGGAAATAGTAGTGAAGTGGTGGATTTTTTAGTCAAGTTTGGAATTGATACCGGCCCGGCCTTAACCCCTGAAAATTTTGGTTGCGGAATAGCCAACGCTGGTACTAAGCCGCGCGACTGCATCGCGGATTCTTATGTTAGCACTTTGCCTTCAGGAGTAAGCGCTGATCAAATAGTGTCGGTGAAAGTTTGCTTGCTACTACGCTCAGAGGCACTTGATTCATCGGTAGTGAAGCCAGCCTTGGTCAAAGATTGCTCTGGTACAGATATCGCGAACACACAAAATGACAGAAAATTATATCGTGCTTTTTGGACCACTGTTTTGCTCAAGAATCGTTAGGAATTTTTATGAATAAAAAGCAAAAACATCAAAAAGGCTTTGTCTTAATCGTATCCTTGATAATGTTGGTGGCAGTAACGCTATTTGTCATGGCAGGTATGAGATCCTCCACTGTTAGTGAACGTATGGCAGGTAGCCACATGGATAGAGGTCGCGCCAAAATGGCGGCAGAGCAGGCTTTGGTTCAAGGTTTGGCCGCGCTAAAGACTGGCGGCACAATTTGTGTTGAAGATGGTTGTACGACGGCCAATCTTGCCACTACCGGAGCGGCAGTTACTACGACAGTCATGCCTAGCGTCTGGAGTGATACTAATGCCGTGGATGTGACAATCGCCACCGGGCAGTTAACTAGCGCGAAGTTTTTGATTAACTGGCTAAATAATTCTGTCTTCACCACGTCGACGCCATCAACCGGCAAAGAAGCTTGCAAAGCTTATAGCATTATGGGACGTGGCGTGGGTCTGGCAAGTACTTCTGTGGTTGTACTGCAAACCATCGCTTATGTCTGCCCTACCGATTAATGATTGGAGTTTTAAATGAGAAATTGGCGTATGTCTAAATGGTCTGTGGAAAAAGGTTTTAGCCTGATTGAACTAATGATAGCCTTGGCGATTCTGGGTATTATTTTAGCGGTCGCTTTGCCGTCTTATCGAGGAAATGTGATCAAGGCGAGGCGCGGCGATGCACAGCAAATTTTAAGCAGCCATGCGCAGGCGCTCGAGCGTTATTTCACGACTAATGGCAGATATGTGACGGCTGCGGCTGGGACTACATGTGGTGTTGCCGCACAGGCAGCAACCGCAAGTTACACTTTTTCGGCAACCTGCACCGAAAATACCTTCACGGTTACCGCTACGCCGGTTAGCGGTTCAGGGCAAGCTAGTGATGGTACTCAAACGCTAACAAATACTGGCGTAACTACCGGTACTTGGGCATCGTAAACAGGTTTCCCACTGTCTATTTTACTGATGTTAGTGCGCGGTATAAGTGGACCGAAAAAAGCGTAATTCCAGCAAAAGGAGTTGCGCTTTTTTTGTTTAACGATCCTTGAGTAAGGTTTTACTTTCAGGCGATTTAATCCTAGATCCATCCACCATCATCTTCTTCTTGCAATGCGGGCAGGAATTTCCGGCTACCTACCAAGCGGATATTTGTTCGCGTGGTCTGTCTACGGCACGACGGACCTGGCATTGGCTGGTATCGGTGGCTTCCAACTCAGAATACAAGCGTAAGCGCTTTGATAGCGACCGCCCCCATGCTCACTCGCAGCTTGGGGAAATGTGCTCAGACAGATGCGCTACCGCCTCGACCATGCGTCTCGTATTGCACGATGGGCAAACTCCGTGCCCTTTGCATGAAAAGGCCGCCAGAAAATCATAAGCACAAGCATCGCAGCGTACGCGATGCAAGCAGTAAGCCAAAATTGCCGGGACTCTGGAATTGGCTGTGGCAGTCCGACAATTAAGCCGCCCACTGCGGCACGGAGATCTGAGGCACGGCCGCTAAGGGCATGGCACTGCACAAGACGATAGACAAGCTAGTATGGCTTAACTGAAATTGCTGCGCTGCTGGTGCAGCCGCATTGCAGCGCAGCTTGTAGTGCGCCTCTTTGCTACTCCATGTCTGATAAAAACTGAGGCGCTTTTCAGCTTCCGGCAAGGCCGTAAAAGACGCTAATTCGCTGCTGTCAAAAATCTGTTCCGCCAATCCTGCCAGATCGCGCTGGCCATCGAGCAACTCGATATCCAAGCCCAAGGCGCTTTGCATGCTCAGTGCACAAGCGATCCAGGGACCGCTGTGCGAGAGGCTGAAATGCGGCAGTGGCAGGCCTGTATCAAGGAGTAGTAACGGCGCATTATGTGGGCGCTCACGCAGCACTATCTGCGACGGCGTGAGCGCCAAAGATTCGGCTAGCACGCGGCGCAATAGCCAGCGCCCCAACAGAAACTGACGCTGACGCTCTGGCCTTATAAAACGCGCATAACGTTGCTGCTCATCGACATTGAGCCACGCCAAACTGGCGACCAACACCGCCTCATTGACGCAGCGACCGTCTAACAGCCAGATGGTGGCGCTGTTGGTGCTATTAGCATTATTTGTCGGCGGCGCTGCTTCATTCATGCTTGCGCTGCTAAGCAGAGTAGCGTTTAAAAATCAAAGAAGTATTGATACCGCCAAAGGCGAAATTATTCGACATCACATAATCGGTTTGTAAAGACCGGCCTTCCTGCATGATGTAATCCAAGGGGGCGCATAGGCTATCGACCTGCTGCAGATTGATGGTAGGGGCAAACCAGCCCTCACGCATCATTTGTATACTGATCCAGGCCTCCAGCGCACCACAGGCGCCCAAGGTGTGGCCCATATAGCTTTTCAAGGAACTGATAGGGGTGTGCTCACCGAATAGCCGCGCAGTGGCTTGCGATTCGGCGATATCGCCTTGTTGGGTACCGGTGCCATGCGCATTGATGTAACCGATATCGGATGGCTGCAAAGCGGCGTCAGCGAGCGCCAGTTGCATGGCTGTTTGCATGGTCGTCGCGTTGGGTTGCGTGACGTGGCAGCCATCGCTATTGGTGCCAAAACCGACTAGCTCAGCGTAGATAGTGGCGCCGCGCGCCTGTGCATGCACCATGTCTTCGAGTATCAGGCAACCGGCACCCTCGCCGATCACCAGGCCATCGCGCTTGGCATCAAACGGGCTAGGGGTAGTGGCGGGCGCATCATTCTTAACGCTGGTAGCAAACAGCGTATCGAATACCGCCGCTTCGGTCGCGCATAATTCTTCGGCACCGCCGGCAATCATGGCAAGCTGCTTGCCGGCGCGTATCGCCTCATACGCATAGCCTATGCCCTGACTGCCCGAAGTACAGGCGCTCGAGGTCGTAATCACACGTCCGGTTACACCAAAAAATACACCTATATTCACCGGTGCGGTATGCGCCATCATCTTGATATAGGTGGTGGCGTTAATCCCCTTGGTGCTGCGGTCTTCCATCATGCGGCCAAAATCGCCGATGGCACTCGGGGTGCCGGCGGAGGAGCCGAACGCCACGCCCATCTGTCCGCTTTTCAGCAGTGCA from Undibacterium parvum includes these protein-coding regions:
- a CDS encoding pilus assembly PilX family protein translates to MNKKQKHQKGFVLIVSLIMLVAVTLFVMAGMRSSTVSERMAGSHMDRGRAKMAAEQALVQGLAALKTGGTICVEDGCTTANLATTGAAVTTTVMPSVWSDTNAVDVTIATGQLTSAKFLINWLNNSVFTTSTPSTGKEACKAYSIMGRGVGLASTSVVVLQTIAYVCPTD
- the pilV gene encoding type IV pilus modification protein PilV yields the protein MKRMKKQSVMCDAKVQSGMTLLEVMIAILLLAFGLIGLGATQSKSIVMNQSVFYRSIAVDLGNDLADRIRALRTPFVASADATPAPGKPADFSKCSPNPASCSNQDADRNTYQALVNAEMLEWNTVLKSQLPAASFTLSAVAAANPDYFRYTLTITWLDNRKDNSNSSYSVVIE
- a CDS encoding 4'-phosphopantetheinyl transferase family protein, with the protein product MNEAAPPTNNANSTNSATIWLLDGRCVNEAVLVASLAWLNVDEQQRYARFIRPERQRQFLLGRWLLRRVLAESLALTPSQIVLRERPHNAPLLLLDTGLPLPHFSLSHSGPWIACALSMQSALGLDIELLDGQRDLAGLAEQIFDSSELASFTALPEAEKRLSFYQTWSSKEAHYKLRCNAAAPAAQQFQLSHTSLSIVLCSAMPLAAVPQISVPQWAA
- a CDS encoding beta-ketoacyl-ACP synthase, producing the protein MENMRRVAVTGMAGISPLGNDWSSIRARLGEYRNAIVPMAEWADYDGLNTKLGAPASEFALSDKYTRKTMRSMGRVALMATRASELALLDAGLLDHALLKSGQMGVAFGSSAGTPSAIGDFGRMMEDRSTKGINATTYIKMMAHTAPVNIGVFFGVTGRVITTSSACTSGSQGIGYAYEAIRAGKQLAMIAGGAEELCATEAAVFDTLFATSVKNDAPATTPSPFDAKRDGLVIGEGAGCLILEDMVHAQARGATIYAELVGFGTNSDGCHVTQPNATTMQTAMQLALADAALQPSDIGYINAHGTGTQQGDIAESQATARLFGEHTPISSLKSYMGHTLGACGALEAWISIQMMREGWFAPTINLQQVDSLCAPLDYIMQEGRSLQTDYVMSNNFAFGGINTSLIFKRYSA
- a CDS encoding type IV pilin protein, encoding MRNWRMSKWSVEKGFSLIELMIALAILGIILAVALPSYRGNVIKARRGDAQQILSSHAQALERYFTTNGRYVTAAAGTTCGVAAQAATASYTFSATCTENTFTVTATPVSGSGQASDGTQTLTNTGVTTGTWAS
- a CDS encoding PilW family protein, with the protein product MNMRKNGFSLVELLVAITISMVALVAVSASYVSSRQTNKVQGMQNPLTEEGRYAISMIQRIVSQAGFRQTPVSAMPADRIEVAANVLTARFEADGSNLIACDGSVPLAGAAQTLVIQKTNTGKLQCGTVDWIAPAISGTGNSSEVVDFLVKFGIDTGPALTPENFGCGIANAGTKPRDCIADSYVSTLPSGVSADQIVSVKVCLLLRSEALDSSVVKPALVKDCSGTDIANTQNDRKLYRAFWTTVLLKNR
- a CDS encoding GspH/FimT family pseudopilin; this translates as MKNSGQKAGSHQYTAGFTLIELMMTLSIAAVLMAIGVPSMRDLIRDARLSSQSDLLVRTISAARMDAIKQRSNFKVCPAATPNSATACSTLATDWTKGWVLINGTTISQRLLGKSGVTITSAASAVEFGATLGTPTAASSFVLCVSGRKQQTVNVSASGHVDKRIDSTVCP